CTATATGCTTACGATATAAAATAGTAAGGAATGTTCTGCGCACGTTTGTCTGTCTAACAGCTGTCTCCCCACTTTTATCTAGTTTTAGGATGCAAAatgataatttaatattatgatttctcaaatatccccaccccacccccccccccacaccCAAATCATGTAGCTTTAAAGTCTGAGATTGGACATATGTATATAGATCACTTCAGGCGTGGACATCAATTATATCAACTCCATACTTGTCTATATAATCAAATCTATCGATTGATAAACTAAACTCCATTTCTTCCAACCATCAGCTATTTTGGATTGAGCTGGAAGTGTATATCCTGAGAGGTATCAAATCCATCGATTGATAAACTAAACTCCATTTCTTCCAACAATGAATTCAactagttttcattttcttacttttacttgcataaaatatttgttttctcaaaatataatgAATCACGTATTTTGTTTGTTCTGAATATCAGTATATCTAGTTTAGAATTGgagatttctaattttttttgggatAAATTTTCTTGATGATCTCTCTTCACAATAGATTTTCTCTTTTTCCCATGCGTCatatatttcaataatattGGTTCACTCTTCCCAGTAGATATGTTCCGTTATATTGACAAGATCTCTATTGACAACCATCTTAAAgaacaaaatagaaaatatcTTAGGGGtatccaaaaaaagaaaaagaaaatatcttaGGAagagatattattattataacttAGTAGTCTGATTTACTGTAATGATTGTCGAGGAGCAATAATGTTGAAATGAGACTTTTTGAATCTAGGAACTATATGAACCAATTACAGAGAAGTAATCATGAACTTTTGGTCTAAGAACACTAGTACTACTATTTAATGTGTCTTTCTTTGACTTATAAACGACATGAGAGGGTGGGGGAAGAAATAACTTTTTGCTTTTATCTTTTCATTGGTTTTGGCATGAACTAACTCAATTATTGTAGCGTAGATTCTCCAGATTCCTCTTTGGCATCTACTATTTTCTTGTTcgttaaattaaaatattatcagGTGTCAGTGTCACAAACAGAGCTGAATTTTTACATGAATACAAATATATCtcttgataaaataaaaattcatgtaAAAATATTGCATCAAACTAGACATCAGTATAAATCCTTTATAGTAGTAAAATAAATCAGAATTAgggaaaaactcaaaaaaattaGCATGAACAAAGATGAATTAGTGAATAAGAAATAAAGTTCCCAATTTTTCATAGGAATTAATGAAATAATACCATAGTATTAGTttatgggcaaatctccaaaataacatctttctaagttttatatcacaaaaatagcactcaaaaactaaaatgaccaaaataacacctttctaagtttatcctttgaaaattttaatttttttatttttcaaaatttgaaatcttatccccaaaacctcatttctcaactctaaaccctaaaccctaaaccctaaaccctaaaccctaaactctaaaccctaaaccctaaaccataaaccctaaaccctaaactctaaaccctaaactataaactctaaaccctaaaccctaaaccctaaaccctaaaccctaaaccctaaaatctaaaccctaaactctaaactctaaaccctaaaccctaaaccctaaaccctaaatcctaaaccccaccctttaactataaaccctaagtttgtgacttttgataaaacattaagtgctatttttgtgacttttgaccttgagtgctagtttgagaacataaacttgatttagtgctatttttgtctttttctcttagtTTATTGAGTCAAATACTATATTTTCTTGACACTTACAATAAACGAAAGAAATATTAAACTTGATCACTAACTAATTAGTGTTTAgtctatttcaaaaaaaaaaagatcactaACTAATTAGTGTTTAGTCCATTTTAGTCCCCAAGATATATGATTAACATAATACTTTTAACTTATCAGGAAACACAAAAATATGTGAAATGAAGTACACATACAAAAGATAAACCACTCATTATTAAAACATGCATGAAGACAACAAACCCGAAGTGGCAGAATCAACACGGTCGGCCAGAACACTTCACTAACTTGAAAGTCAAATAGAGACTAACTTGACGTGAAGACGGCAACAAGTCTATTCCTAATAACTACAACCACAACTTGAAAAAGTAATGATTAATATATTTGAGGCCTTTAATCTAAATGGGCTACGGCCCTAAAAGTCAGTTAAAGTTGTTGAATACAAACTGTGTTCCAAGATTCCAACAAGAACATTTCAGTTGACCCCTAACAAATCGTTAATGCACAACAGCAGTCAGGTCTGACACCAGTAGACCCTTTAAGTAACATTTTGAGAGAGAATGAGAATGTCATCAGCTTACTATCTATAACTTCTTATCCATAATCAATGCCataatctaaataaaaatacttgAACAACATAGACTTTTAAAACATTACACAATGGAGCAATCATTCATGTTTTCGCCTTCTTTTACCAACGTACCTCTGTGAAACTGGACGTTTGTTTCTCTGGTTTGCTCCTAATTTGACATCTTTAGCTTTCCCCTGCATCTTCTTGTACTCTCTTGATCTCAAAACTGCTTCCAAGATGTTAATGTCTTCGCGTATCTCGTGCCTAGAGAGAGAAGTTAAGCTCGGGAGTATCTCCTTCTGGAAGTTCTTCATTCTCCTCCCTCTTCTCAGCTTGAGTCCAATCTCTTTGTTGTTATCTCTTTTCATGTTATTGATCTCATCTAGAGCCATTGATGACACACATAAGTCTTCTTCCATGTTGGTTTCACTTAGACCTAATGTGTGTAGCTCATATGAATCGCATGAACAACATTCCAAATCTTGATCTTGAGATGAGCTATTGGTTCTCACTTGACATGAAACTGCTGATATGTGGACTAATGATTCAGCTGCCGTTTGAATAGCTTCAGAGAACTCTTCCTCCTCGTTACAACGTTCGTTCTCCGGTAAGACTTCCGTAGCAGGAAACTCAAGCCGTGTACAGCAAGAAGGATCCAGTGTTTGAGTTCTTAAGTTGTTTTCAGTGGTGCAGCAAGAAGTATATGAAGCTGGAGATGCTGTACCCTCTTTTTCATGGACGTTTTGGCATTTAGAAGAGCAAAGAGGCGTAGTAGGATCATCATCTACTCCGCTCTTCTCGCAGCTAGTTTCTTTCTCTTCAATGTACGGACAGTTCAGGTCTTGTAAGAAAGAGTAATGAGGCTCGGAGACTAACTCATCATCCGGTGGGGTTCTGTTAAGGTCCAGTAAACCTGACTCCATATCCACTATGTTTGAGCTGATCCCATCAGCCAAGAATGACGGTTCATAGCTAACAGAATCTGCCTGCTCTGTTGTGGGAGGCTCCTCAAGGTCAATAATAATTTTTGGGTCTCTCTTGCCACTCCAAGTTGTGGCTAGTGCTGCATCTTTCTCCTTGTTAGCTTCAAACTCTGAATGAAATCCCATATCTACAGTGGTATTATAAGCGTAGTGATCTGCAGGAAGACGAAGATCGATATCTCTCATCAGCAGCTTAGGTGAGCTTTTAACCGGAAACACCTGAAAAGAAAACTTTATCAACTAACTGTTTGATAATTAAAGCTCCAAATGGTGACCGCACCTCATTGaacattaacaaaatttatacatatgtatatttatactTTTTGTAACTATTAAAACCGCGGCATGTTACCATTTGGACCCTAAGAAACATCTAAAAAGTCAAGACTTAGACAAAACTAGAATCTGAATAAGCCACACAATCTTTACCTGTCTCCCAAACAGAGTGACTGTACTCATTGGATTCTGCTTTAAAGTCTCTTTATGTGATGCAACATGTTGTTTCTGTGACAACACTTCCTCTTTGGACAAACCAAAGAAGTACATGGCACCTTGGTCGATGATCTAACTCTTTTATTCTGTGGTTCGTTCGTCCCTATCAAAAATGCGAACACACGGCATACACAGAAACGGTAAAACTGAGATGAATACGTCAAAATCAAACAGGATCAACACTGACCTTCCAACAAGAAATTAGCTACATGAGCATCTGCTAATTAGTCCTATTATACTGGTTATCcacagtccacacacacacacacgaaaaAACCTCCATAGACATGCAAATAAGTAACGCTTTCCATTACAAGATTTCCAAAAAAAGAACACCATATATAGCAAAGGATTCGTTATTCACATTAATAGAGATATACAAAGtaggtatataattttttcCTAAATCCGAATTCAACCATTAGAGAGAACTATAAAGGGGAAAAAGGTAAAAGCATCAACTTCATGACGAACAAAAACATAGTACTACTACAACTTCGACTTTtgataataaaaactaaatatatatatatataattatatatatataaatctaataattcaatgaatgaataaaattgtttttattaaataacgAAATTACCTGTAACAAATAGCTTGAAGCTTTCCAATGGTAAGCAGATCTGGGAGACGGAAAaaactgagagagagagaaaagtatCTCAAGAGGAAATGAGATCCATAGGTCAGATTCTAATGGTTATTGTCTCCATCAATATAGATAGATTATACTACACACGTTTAACGTGTATCTGTAACTATCACATACcatttctaaatataaaaaatttcgaTCATGAGGAgcgagagagacagagagagaagaggagagactcttttaatagagagagagagagagagagggagtttCAGAATATTTCCATtccatatattctttttttttcaactggtatatatttataaaacaaggCCATAGTATACAATATATTCATTCCATATTTCTAACAAATATCCAACTggtataaaatagtaaaaaattaatataaatttatgaggTCTATGTTATTTTATGAGTTAttcaaatcttttaaaattgattatattgttaattaatgaTATTAGCGTATATatggagaaaaataaaatgaatattttatggATGAGATGCTTTTAGTTAGTGTGCAACGTCAGAGAGATATCTTTTTCTGagattaatatgaacttttatgttttggttattaTTATTGACAAAGATTTTTGGGTGTGTTTAGGATTCCTCGCTTTTTTCCATAATTATTATCCAATGGGTTTTGTTCCCTGTTCTAAGACGCGCCCGCGACGACCGCTTAATCGGCGATTAAACGTGAATCGGTAAACTACCGTAGCGTTTTGCCCCAATTCGTCCAAAAAATCGGATTCTTTACAAAAAGTTTGATTTTTCTAAATTGTAAGCACAAAATCATAAGTTTCGCTGTGAATCTATCATAACTAGGCATAAATATCATAAAAATCAGTGAAAACGTAGAGGAATCGTGAAAAAAAAGGTTGAAAAACGCAGAACTAGGGTTCTTGAGCGACTGATAAAAGAAAGAACACGAGGGTAGTATAGTAAATGTGCattcattaaagaaaaaaatgaaaaaataataaaatatataagaccTCGCCTCGAACCCGGGTCTCCTGCTTATATATAAGACTCCCGACCAATAGACTACGGTGAAATCTTGTAATGTTTggacaaataataatatatataccaaaCATACATAAAATTAATTCCCGATTAATCCCGCCTTAATCACCGATTTTCCGTTAGGTTCAGGATTGCGGCATGGATAGCGCGTAGCAAATTTTTGAACAGGGGTTTTGTTTAGTCATTTAATGACAACTGACCGTCCGTAATAGTAGTCATTTTAGCCGTAGAGGGAgagatataattaaaattatatttaaattaaactgaaatgagaaaagaattaaaaatagagtttttgttgcaGTTGTCGTGTAGTGGTCAGATCTGTGTGGGTTGAGGAAAGAGGACCAAACATAGTTCTGAGACAGTAGATGATTTGTGGCCCAGCTTCCAGCTTTTGCCTTTTGCCATCTATAGAATCTTTACTGCAAATCCCCCACAATGTATTGATGTCTTACCTAACCTATAATATATGTCGTACGATCTTTATAGGAAATCAAGCTGGTGGAAGAGACATTAGCAAGGACATAGCAGCCATGGCAAAAGAAGTCCGTGTTGCATCTATTTCTCGTTATGGCAAATCTACAGATTCATCCCACTGTAACAAAGCTGAGAAAATCACCAGAACTACATTTACtcgtttagtttttttttgtttttgtcaaaagtATATGATCCTTTCAAATGATTCTTTTTTACCCTTGATATGTGGTTTATATAGACCGCCTCTACGTATACGCCGAGGCCGTAGTGCATTGCATAGGTCATGTGACCGTCGAGGATAACCAGTGTGTTAGACCACTCTACGAGCAGGTCTTCCCGCCCAACATAGCCCCATGGCTCTCCTTTATCTGGCTACCTGTATTAAATTTTAGAAGGATATATGGAAGTTTCAAGAAACGTTAGGAAGCTATCAAATTTCATATCCGCGAAAAATGTTGAATCTATGCTAAATTTTTTGCCATGCTACAGCTACATTACACTTTAAACAAACGGAGAATGCAAAACTACTAACCGTTATGTCAAGTTTGGAGGAAACCTAAGTAGTATAATAGTTTCTCTCGTCTTATTAACTTAGCCAATAGACTTATTTATACAAATACTTAATTTGTCTAGCAAGTTCTTTACATAATAGAATAGGAAGCCTAACTTATACATTAATGCTAACTTTTCTAATAGTTACATGAAAGTATATTTTAAGTGATCTCGTAATCACTAAGATTTCCTAATACGTTAGCATTACAAATGAAACATAGAATGCAAACACTGAGTTCAGAGTTGCATGGAGAATAGTAACGGGATTGAATTTGAAAAGATTCAATGATACTTCAATTGATATATAGTCCATCCGGCTGAGCAACTCCAATGGTAGAAGactctaaaattatttatattaatactacaatgtattttttttttaataattaaattttgttttgtttgtaaaaaaacaagagttatttttatatatagacaCATTATGACTTTTTATTTCACTATAAGTCAGaaacgaaaatatataaaaagtaaagGAGTGAACgtgcaaaaaaaacaaaatttggcCATTGATGCTCTTAAGCCGCTCGTGACGGCGAGAGGCAAGGTCACAACGCCGGAAAGCAGAGTCGGAGTCTGACGATGTTCCCCATGACGTCGATGGCTTACTCTTCGGCCAAATCTGCCACTACTTTATCGGACGACTTTCCGGCCAAATCGTTTGCCTCAAGCTCCTCGTCTGATTAAATTATAGCCATTGTGACGAGTGTCACCTGTCCTGGTAAGACTCTCTCCATCGTGGCGAGCTTCACCTAACTCGTGTCGGATCGACTCTCTCCAACTCGACTCGCTGAACCACCTCTATGCTCCTTTCTCCTTCTTTTTCTCCTTAACACATGTATTCAATTAAACTAATATTTAATCTTggaaacaattatttttgaaaagttaaaTTCTTGAAAAAAACGAGATTGCAGTAGACCTAGATTGcaggaagaagaaaataagagaGAGAAGACAATGGGTCCCATTAGTCGGCAAAAAGTTAACCGAATATACACGATAGTTTTGGTTTTAGTTAGCAGAAACTACCTAATTGAAAGTGTTCAAGAGTGAAATATAAAAGAGTAAAAATGACCCAAAGTGTAAATCTTTCAAAAAACAATCCATTTGTAAATTGGCACTTGACAACAAAGAATAAAAAggtatttcaaaagttttaatattatatactttCCTCATGTTTTTCTTCTAATGTAACTATAATACGACtgttttattaatagttttgaaatttataacttacaAAATCCTATTAGAACctaacaaaattttgaacaaTTGTAGTTTACTTTTTCTCTGTTGGATTTTAATTCATATTGTATGGGCATGTTTATTGGGGATTCGTAAAGGTGAAGttttagcgtaatataagaactgttttttaacttttatttaagagtcggtttttaattttttttagttaaagttAAGAGGCGGTTTTTATACTTAGACCCTGAGAACCCAAGTAAACATCCCCTGAGcgtttagtttagatttagacCAATCGGTTTAATCCAAATTGAAGACGGTCCTATATAAACCCAACTCGAGCACAGAGAGTCATCATTACTCCACAAACTtcttcaacaacaaaaaaatggcACCCgcatgcaccagaatcaactcaCTCCACGTGGCAGTGATCGGAGCCGGAGCAGCCGGACTCGCAGCCGCACGCGAGCTACGCCGCGAATCACACTCCGTCGTGGTCTTCGAGCGCGGCACACAAATCGGAGGTCTCTGGGTGTACACACCtcaaaccgaacccgacccgcTCAGCCTcgacccgaaccgaaccatAGTCCACTCCAGCGTCTACGACTCGCTCCGCACCAACCTCCCAAGAGAGTGCATGGGTTACAGAGACTTCCCTTTCGTGCCCCGAGACGACGACGGATCCAGGGACCCGAGAAGGTATCCTAGTCACAGCGAAGTCCTCGCTTACCTTCAAGACTTCGCGAGAGAGTTCAAGCTCGAGGAGATGGTTCGGTTCGAGACTGAAGTGGTTTGTGTTGAGCCTGAAGGGCAAAAATGGGAGATCCGGTCAAAAAGTTCCGATGGGATCTTCAAAGATGAGATCTTTGATTCTGTCGTCGTGTGTAATGGACACTATACAGAGCCTCGAGTTGCTCATGTTCCTGGtaataattaattgattaaaagtCTTAATCTTTCTTTGTCTTTTGATGATTTTGAAGTAGTTCATGTTTGATCCATGTGAAATCTTTAGGCATAGATTCATGGCCAGGCAAGCAGATCCATAGTCATAACTATAGAGTTCCTGATCCATTCAAAGACCAGGTAGGTTCTTACAGAATCTATTAACCCTTTACGCTTTATTTATTTGTCCTTTTCAACAATTGTTTATTAGATTCTCTacttcttatattatatttcataCAAAAACGTAGTTAGTAATGTATCTTTATattaatgttctaaaaatcggtttaaACTATGCCTGCGGCAAATCGGTCCAGAGGTTCAAAAAATTGGTCTAGGCTTAAGCCTAATCAATAATCATCTATAAAATGCTTAATTACCGTCTAACATTTCTTGAGATTTGCTAAATACATTGTGTGGATTCATTAATCTTGCATTCTTGGTCTGAAATCTTTGAAAGGTGGTGGTAGTGATTGGAAACTTTGCGAGTGGATCAGATATAAGCAGGGACATAACAGGAGTGGCCAAAGAAGTCCATATCGCATCTAGATCAAATCCATCTGAGACATACGAAAAGCTTCCCGGGTCCAACAACCTATGGCTTCACTCTATGGTATTACAACAAAAGAACCAAAATGAAAGATAATAAAGATCAGAGAGTGATGTGATTCTTATGTTTTTATGCAGATAGAAAGCGCACGCAAAGATGGGTCGATTATTTTCAAGAATGGTAAGGTTGTACAAGCTGATACTATTGTGCATTGCACCGGTTACAAATATCACTTCCCGTTTCTCAATACCAATAGCTATATAACCGTTGAGGATAACTGTGTTGGACCGCTTTACAAACATGTCTTTCCTCCTGCTCTTGCTCCAACGCTTTCCTTCATCGGTTTACCATGGATGGTGAAGTCTCTCATTCATTCTACGGTTCTTTCGTGGCTTCTTTGATCATCGTTTCCTAATCAGATTCTTTGTTATGAATCACAGACATTGCAGTTCTTTATGTTTGAGTTACAAAGCAAATGGGTGGCTGCTGTTTTATCTGGCCGTGTCACGCTTCCTTCAGAAGACAAAATGATGGAAGATGTCACCGCCTTCTATGCAAACCGTGATGCTAACAAGCTTCCCAAGAGATACACGCATAAGCTCGGTGAGTGTCAGGTTGATTACCTCAACTGGATAGCCGAGCAAGTCGGTGCACCACCTGTTGAACACTGGAGAGCTGAGGAAGTACACGGCGGGTATCGAAGACTCGCCACGCAATCAGACACTTTCCGTGATAAGTGGGACGATGATCATCTCATTCTTGAGGCTTATGAAGATTTCTTGAGACAGAAGCTGATTTAGTGTTGGAATAGTTTATTGTCTTTAATACTTTTAATTTggaacaaaataatatttctataacAGATTGAATCTAAGAAGTAAGACCTAAGCATGTTGTACATTTTCTTGTTGACGCCATCTGTTTAGTTCACTTTCCACCATGCTCTTTGCCGCTTCTGCTGACTCTGCTGACTTCTGAGCCAACTCCGTTGCGTGGTTCATCTCCTCTATAGCTTTCAGGCTCGCTCCTAGTTTAGTATCCGCTTCTGTTTTTCTTGCGTTGATCTCTTCAAGCTCAGCTGCTATATCTGCTAGCTTCTTTTCGGTTTCAGTCTCTGTCTCCCCTGCTCCTCGTTTCAAAGTTTCATACTCTAGTACTGTGATCTTTATCTTTGAAGAAGATGATTCGTCCTGTTTCTTGCTCTCTTGCTTCTGAGATATCATCTTCATCTCCTCGCGCACTTTCTCATCAGCCGCTTTGGCCTGTTCCACTTCTCTTATCACAATCTCTAGTCTCTTTTCAGCTTCCTCCGCAGCTCTCATAGCGGAATCGGTTTCTTTCTTCAAACTCTCTATCTTTCTATTCATCTCTTCAGCTTCGTTTCTTGCTCCCAAAGCTTCTAACTTCATCCCCTCAAGCTTCAAGCTCTCTTCCTTGAGAgcttccaccttcttcctctCCTCAACCTCTAACCTCTCTGCTTCtttcttctccatctcttcgcTTTCTCTTCTCATCTCTTCAAGCTCCATCCTTATAGAATTCACCAAGCTCCGGAGAGAGCATTCTTCATCAGAGGCCTCTTGCAGCCTCGTAGTAGCCTCATTCAGCTCGTTTGTAATAACTTTAACCGTGTTCATTTCAGACTCATGAGCTTTCTTCATCTCTTCCCTTAAACTCTCAATCTCCGAGGTCGTCTCAATAAGCTTGCCTTCAAGAGTTCTTGCTAGCTCAGGCTCATACTCTTTCCTCAAGACTAGTAGCTTCTTCTCCGCCTCCTCAACCGCCGTCTTGTAACACTCTCTCAAATCATCTTTCTCCTTCACAATATCGCCGTACTCTTGCTGGTTCTGAGTGGCCGCCACCTTGAGCTGATGAATCGCGTCTTTCATATCCGTGATCTCTTTGGAAAGCTCGTTGACCTTAGCGGAGTTTACTTGTATCGCACGTTTAGCCTCAGCGGCTTGGTTTAGGGCCGTGGCTTTGAAGTCCATAGCGGAATCAAAgctttgtttgattttgtttagcTTTTGCTTTGCGGCATCGAGTTCAACGGTGGTGGAGAGATACTGCTCTCTAGCAACATCGAGCTCGTGGTGGTGAGGAGGGGAGGAGCCTTGGGACTTGTCATGCTCAAGCTGTTCTTCTCGCTGTTGGACGGTTTCTTTGGCGTCGATAGCGGATTGTTTAGACTTGTTAACGGTCTCGAGCTTGTTGCTAAGCTCCTCCATTGTCTTCTTTGCTTTTGAGAGATCGGAGAGAGCGCGAGATCTTGTGATCTCGGCGTTGTCTAGCTTTTGTTTGATCTTGATGAATTGCTTGTGGGCTAGCATTAGCTGTGTTTCTTTGTCGGTAACGCtctgaaacatttaaaaagggTTTCTTGCTAAACAAGGCATCTAGAAAGATTATACTACATGTTCTTGATTCGGCTATAATGATTGTTGTTGGATTAGTTTACCTCAGAGGAAAGGCGAGACCTTCTTGGAGTGCTTCTTTGCCTTGAGACTACTTCACCAAACAAGCTCACGGCAGCTTTCACAGACTGGAACGGTGCTCTGGTGTCTATCTCTCCGACCTCCGACGTCCTCGGAGATTCAGGGCCTTGTTGTTGTACTCTAACGTTCACCATTCTCTACACCTACCTGCATGCAAAACATTGTCAATcaataaaagaaactaaaacaaaaGGACATAACAATCCTAACATGATCAGCATATTCTTACATAAACGATGCAAAATCCATGCAGGTTGCATATAATGAAATGGAGAAAATTAGATAGAAAGGAAAGGAGACA
The window above is part of the Brassica napus cultivar Da-Ae chromosome C8, Da-Ae, whole genome shotgun sequence genome. Proteins encoded here:
- the LOC106382399 gene encoding WEB family protein At1g12150-like, which translates into the protein MVNVRVQQQGPESPRTSEVGEIDTRAPFQSVKAAVSLFGEVVSRQRSTPRRSRLSSESVTDKETQLMLAHKQFIKIKQKLDNAEITRSRALSDLSKAKKTMEELSNKLETVNKSKQSAIDAKETVQQREEQLEHDKSQGSSPPHHHELDVAREQYLSTTVELDAAKQKLNKIKQSFDSAMDFKATALNQAAEAKRAIQVNSAKVNELSKEITDMKDAIHQLKVAATQNQQEYGDIVKEKDDLRECYKTAVEEAEKKLLVLRKEYEPELARTLEGKLIETTSEIESLREEMKKAHESEMNTVKVITNELNEATTRLQEASDEECSLRSLVNSIRMELEEMRRESEEMEKKEAERLEVEERKKVEALKEESLKLEGMKLEALGARNEAEEMNRKIESLKKETDSAMRAAEEAEKRLEIVIREVEQAKAADEKVREEMKMISQKQESKKQDESSSSKIKITVLEYETLKRGAGETETETEKKLADIAAELEEINARKTEADTKLGASLKAIEEMNHATELAQKSAESAEAAKSMVESELNRWRQQENVQHA
- the LOC106382400 gene encoding flavin-containing monooxygenase FMO GS-OX5 is translated as MAPACTRINSLHVAVIGAGAAGLAAARELRRESHSVVVFERGTQIGGLWVYTPQTEPDPLSLDPNRTIVHSSVYDSLRTNLPRECMGYRDFPFVPRDDDGSRDPRRYPSHSEVLAYLQDFAREFKLEEMVRFETEVVCVEPEGQKWEIRSKSSDGIFKDEIFDSVVVCNGHYTEPRVAHVPGIDSWPGKQIHSHNYRVPDPFKDQVVVVIGNFASGSDISRDITGVAKEVHIASRSNPSETYEKLPGSNNLWLHSMIESARKDGSIIFKNGKVVQADTIVHCTGYKYHFPFLNTNSYITVEDNCVGPLYKHVFPPALAPTLSFIGLPWMTLQFFMFELQSKWVAAVLSGRVTLPSEDKMMEDVTAFYANRDANKLPKRYTHKLGECQVDYLNWIAEQVGAPPVEHWRAEEVHGGYRRLATQSDTFRDKWDDDHLILEAYEDFLRQKLI
- the LOC106382401 gene encoding uncharacterized protein LOC106382401 — its product is MYFFGLSKEEVLSQKQHVASHKETLKQNPMSTVTLFGRQVFPVKSSPKLLMRDIDLRLPADHYAYNTTVDMGFHSEFEANKEKDAALATTWSGKRDPKIIIDLEEPPTTEQADSVSYEPSFLADGISSNIVDMESGLLDLNRTPPDDELVSEPHYSFLQDLNCPYIEEKETSCEKSGVDDDPTTPLCSSKCQNVHEKEGTASPASYTSCCTTENNLRTQTLDPSCCTRLEFPATEVLPENERCNEEEEFSEAIQTAAESLVHISAVSCQVRTNSSSQDQDLECCSCDSYELHTLGLSETNMEEDLCVSSMALDEINNMKRDNNKEIGLKLRRGRRMKNFQKEILPSLTSLSRHEIREDINILEAVLRSREYKKMQGKAKDVKLGANQRNKRPVSQRYVGKRRRKHE